In Kineosporia sp. NBRC 101731, the following proteins share a genomic window:
- a CDS encoding TIGR04076 family protein: MAEMLPPSPRVRIVVERADAPRCGIRVGDSVDVDGPGLSTGGKPFCPQALMSVIPVLGMRQNALPADDWLARKPFLCCPDVSENVVLRLEAW; this comes from the coding sequence ATGGCTGAGATGCTGCCCCCGTCACCCAGGGTGCGGATCGTGGTGGAGCGGGCGGACGCACCCAGGTGCGGCATCCGGGTCGGCGACAGTGTCGACGTGGACGGGCCGGGACTCTCCACCGGCGGGAAACCCTTCTGCCCCCAGGCCTTGATGAGTGTGATCCCGGTGCTCGGGATGCGCCAGAACGCGCTGCCGGCCGACGACTGGCTGGCCCGCAAACCGTTCCTGTGCTGTCCGGACGTGTCCGAGAACGTCGTTCTGCGGTTGGAGGCCTGGTGA
- a CDS encoding antibiotic biosynthesis monooxygenase, with the protein MRIVHGGITVDPAHVAEVEAQGAAFQKLCLEETGCVEYQLSWKLGEAENLRLLEVWTTAADHEAHKEQAHTQAWTTFISGAAAAPPKFAQYDDVE; encoded by the coding sequence ATGAGGATCGTTCACGGCGGCATCACCGTCGACCCGGCGCACGTCGCGGAGGTCGAGGCGCAGGGCGCCGCCTTCCAGAAGCTGTGCCTGGAGGAGACCGGCTGCGTGGAGTACCAGCTGTCCTGGAAGCTCGGCGAGGCCGAGAACCTGCGCCTGCTGGAGGTCTGGACCACGGCGGCCGACCACGAGGCCCACAAGGAGCAGGCCCACACCCAGGCCTGGACCACGTTCATCAGCGGCGCGGCGGCGGCCCCGCCGAAATTCGCCCAGTACGACGACGTGGAGTAA
- a CDS encoding SDR family oxidoreductase — protein sequence MTTTIEDASVALVAGGTGPLGRAVVATLAGRGLRVAVHYRSRPETAQELIAGLPGEHLVVGADLTSPGELADAVDTVEHHLGPVSVLVNAAHPGLSSPAAVADGDPAALAAQLAGVSAHAALCARVVPAMRALGRGRIIYLSGALMSRPATGFGFYGAAKAAATTLTKYLALEEGRAGITANIVAPGRVVDPSVPDELTPQQAALSDRLLERMALPRFPSPADVADGVLTLVDSPAITGQVLWLTGGEPIHG from the coding sequence ATGACCACCACGATCGAGGACGCGTCGGTCGCCCTGGTCGCGGGCGGCACCGGCCCGCTGGGGCGGGCCGTGGTGGCCACGCTGGCCGGGCGGGGACTACGCGTCGCCGTGCACTACCGCAGCCGTCCCGAGACCGCCCAGGAACTGATCGCGGGGCTGCCCGGGGAACATCTGGTGGTCGGGGCCGACCTGACCTCGCCCGGGGAGCTCGCCGACGCCGTGGACACCGTGGAGCACCACCTGGGACCGGTATCGGTGCTCGTCAACGCCGCGCACCCGGGCCTGTCGTCACCCGCAGCGGTGGCGGACGGCGATCCCGCCGCCCTGGCCGCCCAGCTGGCCGGGGTGTCTGCCCACGCCGCGCTCTGCGCCCGGGTGGTGCCGGCCATGCGCGCGCTCGGCCGGGGCCGGATCATCTACCTGTCCGGGGCCCTGATGTCCCGGCCGGCAACAGGATTCGGTTTCTACGGCGCGGCGAAGGCCGCCGCCACGACGCTCACGAAGTACCTCGCCCTGGAGGAGGGACGCGCGGGGATCACCGCCAACATCGTCGCGCCCGGGCGGGTGGTCGACCCCTCCGTCCCCGACGAGCTGACCCCGCAGCAGGCGGCGCTCTCCGATCGGCTCCTCGAACGGATGGCCCTGCCCCGGTTCCCCTCCCCGGCCGACGTCGCCGACGGCGTCCTCACGCTCGTGGACTCCCCCGCGATCACCGGGCAGGTGCTCTGGCTGACCGGAGGGGAGCCGATCCATGGCTGA
- a CDS encoding ABC transporter ATP-binding protein, with protein sequence MRPERALLLGVARRRARPLTLGSSASMVHQACEALVPLAIGLAVDQAVDGGGLVALLVAVSTLLALFVLLAACGGFQYWILTVTLQREAHELRVRAADRILADPGAGRGRSAGELMAILTSDTAGVAAIVPAAAMIVSGLTGLAVTVAVLVRIDLGLGLGLVLVVPLLMAGIDRIGPWLERKVAAQQQTGGLAAAFAAELVTALRPIRGFGGIGEAARRYRRVSRRSRDAALEAATASAVVAAVGLVATVLVVIATAAVAGQMALSGRITVGELITVVAMASFVADPVQRVASGVQSVAVSRAGAARVAPLLPASGVVPGTSGRPITDWKAELVPGEMLGVVTTDPAAAQQVTDELAQLSSPQFLVEPAAAHLLGGTLEAALDTGRDTSPDWTARALVTAAADTMEMVETAALQGAGANLSGGQRQRLALARALAADPAVLVLRDPLTAVDAVTEDTIAYRLRLLRNQDRHTTVVVSTSPALLTACDRVVFVLPPPGDPATVTGPHSALMERPDYREAVLR encoded by the coding sequence ATGCGTCCTGAACGTGCCCTATTACTCGGTGTGGCCCGGCGCCGCGCACGCCCACTGACTCTCGGCTCCTCCGCCTCGATGGTTCACCAGGCCTGCGAGGCACTAGTACCGCTGGCCATCGGCCTGGCCGTTGACCAGGCCGTGGACGGTGGAGGCCTCGTGGCCCTCCTCGTCGCCGTGTCCACCCTTCTGGCTCTCTTCGTGCTCCTGGCGGCCTGCGGCGGTTTCCAGTACTGGATCCTGACGGTGACCCTCCAGCGGGAGGCCCACGAGCTGCGGGTGCGGGCGGCGGACCGGATCCTCGCCGATCCCGGCGCCGGACGCGGCCGGAGCGCCGGGGAGCTGATGGCGATCCTGACCTCCGACACCGCCGGCGTCGCGGCGATCGTCCCGGCGGCCGCGATGATCGTGTCCGGCCTCACCGGTCTGGCCGTGACCGTGGCCGTGCTGGTGCGCATCGATCTTGGCCTCGGACTCGGCCTGGTGCTGGTGGTTCCGCTGCTGATGGCCGGCATCGACCGGATCGGCCCCTGGCTCGAGCGCAAGGTCGCGGCCCAGCAGCAGACCGGTGGTCTGGCAGCGGCGTTCGCGGCCGAGCTGGTGACCGCGTTGCGGCCGATCCGGGGGTTCGGTGGGATCGGCGAGGCCGCACGCCGCTACCGAAGGGTGAGCCGGCGGTCACGGGACGCGGCTCTCGAGGCGGCCACGGCGTCCGCGGTGGTGGCGGCCGTGGGTCTGGTGGCCACGGTCCTGGTCGTGATCGCGACCGCTGCGGTCGCCGGGCAGATGGCTCTCTCCGGACGGATCACGGTGGGCGAGCTGATCACCGTGGTGGCCATGGCCTCGTTCGTCGCCGACCCGGTCCAGAGGGTGGCGAGCGGGGTCCAGTCAGTGGCGGTCTCACGGGCCGGCGCGGCCCGGGTGGCGCCGCTGCTGCCGGCCTCCGGGGTGGTTCCCGGGACGTCCGGGCGACCCATCACCGACTGGAAGGCCGAACTGGTTCCTGGCGAGATGCTCGGCGTGGTCACCACCGATCCGGCGGCGGCGCAACAGGTCACGGACGAGCTCGCCCAGTTGTCCTCGCCGCAGTTCCTGGTCGAACCGGCGGCTGCCCATCTGCTGGGCGGCACTCTGGAGGCGGCCTTGGACACCGGGCGCGACACCTCGCCGGACTGGACGGCCCGAGCCCTCGTGACGGCTGCGGCCGACACCATGGAGATGGTGGAGACGGCAGCATTACAGGGCGCCGGAGCCAACCTGTCCGGAGGGCAACGCCAGCGTCTGGCCCTGGCCCGGGCCCTGGCCGCCGACCCGGCGGTGCTGGTCCTGCGCGACCCCCTGACGGCTGTGGACGCCGTCACCGAGGACACGATCGCCTATCGGCTACGGCTTCTGCGCAACCAGGATCGGCACACCACCGTGGTGGTCTCCACCTCGCCGGCGTTGCTGACGGCCTGCGACCGGGTCGTCTTCGTCCTCCCTCCACCGGGCGACCCGGCCACGGTCACCGGCCCGCACAGCGCCCTGATGGAACGTCCCGACTACCGTGAGGCAGTGCTGCGATGA
- a CDS encoding matrixin family metalloprotease: MKRFEWVGGSIAAVIGVGLLVGPGFVSSAVQASAQTTAVTASTDEGDQSWRYNVSSITSNDTKPITATDTQSFNSGAYSLMTATLHSGKDVKIRWNPCQAVVSYRVNLDDLPKAQRAEMLRTVMESFKKLHTATGIIYRYRGDTSFVPQKDTVQEQPAEIVVAVVRPESKTDFEMEDNYPGWGGVLWTSWFDQKTEGAAAVRGQVLLDANQIADLPEGFGAGATRGNIVLHELGHVMGLADSTDQQQLMYPKLSASTPDGFADEDTTALGKVGTESSCIDIPDYVKVGNLN, from the coding sequence TTGAAGCGATTCGAGTGGGTCGGTGGAAGCATCGCCGCCGTCATCGGCGTCGGCCTCCTGGTCGGACCCGGCTTCGTGTCGTCCGCCGTGCAGGCCTCGGCCCAGACCACCGCCGTCACCGCGAGCACCGATGAGGGCGACCAGTCCTGGCGCTACAACGTCAGCTCCATCACCAGCAACGACACCAAGCCGATCACCGCCACGGACACGCAGAGCTTCAACTCCGGCGCCTACTCGCTCATGACCGCCACCCTGCACAGCGGCAAGGACGTCAAGATCCGCTGGAACCCGTGCCAGGCGGTCGTCAGCTACCGGGTGAATCTCGACGACCTGCCGAAGGCACAGCGCGCCGAAATGCTGCGCACCGTCATGGAATCCTTCAAGAAGCTCCACACCGCCACCGGCATCATCTACCGCTACCGCGGCGACACCTCGTTCGTACCGCAGAAGGACACGGTCCAGGAGCAGCCCGCCGAGATCGTCGTGGCCGTGGTCAGGCCCGAGAGCAAGACCGACTTCGAGATGGAGGACAACTACCCGGGGTGGGGCGGCGTGCTCTGGACGAGCTGGTTCGACCAGAAGACGGAAGGCGCCGCGGCGGTGCGGGGCCAGGTTCTCCTCGACGCGAACCAGATCGCGGACCTCCCGGAGGGCTTCGGTGCGGGAGCGACGCGGGGCAACATCGTCCTGCACGAACTCGGTCACGTGATGGGTCTGGCCGACTCGACGGACCAGCAGCAGCTGATGTACCCGAAGCTGTCGGCCTCCACGCCGGACGGCTTCGCCGATGAGGACACGACGGCCCTGGGGAAGGTCGGGACCGAGTCCAGCTGCATCGACATCCCGGACTACGTCAAGGTCGGCAACCTCAACTAG
- a CDS encoding LLM class flavin-dependent oxidoreductase → MSELIFSARIGGHGVMSVVEKALLVEDAGFDQVWTGNDMFGEPGLVTLAAIAMKTSRIRFGSGVIDPVSLHPAQIAMFASGLQEISGDRFLLGLGAGSDVFFRWAGLEPAKPVVRTREAVLAIRELTNGRSPAGVPGTGDLWTENAKLRSHRPVPIYIGAMGPKMIDLTGKIADGALPLCLPPRHVYGVVEQLKAGAAKTGRTIDDLDVAACVWASISDDRDEARTLMARHIALYSGSLSTDALAANGLDPQEFARTQELMLAGREDDAVASVTDTMLELGIVGGVDEVIEQCAQLIDAGVKHISFGPPMGPDPVSAVRLIGSQVLPALRELV, encoded by the coding sequence GTGAGCGAGCTGATCTTCAGCGCCCGCATCGGCGGGCACGGCGTGATGTCCGTGGTCGAGAAGGCCCTGCTGGTGGAGGACGCCGGTTTCGACCAGGTGTGGACCGGCAACGACATGTTCGGCGAACCCGGGCTGGTGACGCTCGCGGCGATCGCGATGAAGACGTCCCGGATCCGGTTCGGCTCGGGCGTCATCGACCCGGTCTCCCTGCACCCGGCCCAGATCGCGATGTTCGCCTCCGGGCTGCAGGAGATCTCCGGCGACCGCTTCCTGCTGGGCCTGGGCGCCGGCTCGGACGTGTTCTTCCGCTGGGCCGGGCTCGAGCCGGCCAAACCCGTGGTCCGCACCCGGGAGGCCGTGCTCGCCATCCGCGAGCTGACGAACGGCCGCAGCCCGGCGGGTGTGCCCGGCACCGGTGACCTGTGGACCGAGAACGCGAAACTGCGCAGCCACCGCCCGGTCCCGATCTACATCGGCGCGATGGGCCCGAAGATGATCGACCTGACCGGGAAGATCGCCGACGGCGCCCTGCCCCTGTGCCTGCCGCCCCGCCACGTCTACGGAGTGGTCGAGCAGCTCAAGGCCGGGGCAGCCAAGACCGGCCGCACCATCGACGACCTCGATGTGGCGGCGTGCGTGTGGGCGAGCATCAGCGACGACCGCGACGAGGCGAGAACCCTGATGGCGCGGCACATCGCGCTCTACAGCGGTTCGCTGTCCACCGACGCCCTGGCCGCCAACGGGCTCGACCCGCAGGAGTTCGCCCGCACCCAGGAGCTGATGCTCGCCGGGCGCGAGGACGACGCGGTCGCCTCGGTCACCGACACGATGCTGGAGCTGGGCATCGTGGGTGGGGTGGACGAGGTGATCGAGCAGTGCGCCCAGCTCATCGACGCTGGGGTGAAACATATTTCGTTCGGTCCCCCGATGGGACCGGACCCGGTATCGGCCGTGCGGCTGATCGGCAGCCAGGTGCTGCCGGCGCTGCGCGAACTCGTCTGA
- a CDS encoding ABC transporter ATP-binding protein: protein MSVLPVATGRQTWAGLCRAAAGHRPATAAAVSWTLLASAGIVMLPLLLGRLVDAVRLERPESLPVLLPLIGAVGVLGALATALALRATARLGALIAADIREQALTAALGLEPALLESAGSGDITARVTDDVENFVAAIPLIAQVSTALTTVLASVGAVAGLDWRLAISFVAVAPFYWFGLSRYLPRAGPLYAQERRTAAERGQVLLESLQGRSTVTAYGMSALQSRRVEQASAHSLDVRVRTIGVSLWLTTSMNAAEAAGLCSILMTGYWLVRGDLVTVGEVTAAALLFHRLFDPLGTLLGSFDSVQRAGAALARIIGVTQVPARAYRDQPSPRGGVSVCLRGVRHSYGGGHHAVDGVDLDVPAGSSLAVVGTSGAGKSTLAAILAGMFPATAGTVSVNDGLVDVPVTEMDPARRRDWVAMVSQETPVFSGTLREDLLFAHPAGTDSHLWDALEKVGAATWARGLEAGLDTLVGAGGHPLSAVQAQQLALARLVLLDPPLLVMDEATAEAGSAGARDLERAALALRSGRTVVVVAHRLSQARVCDRIAVMEHGRIEEYGTHEELLERQGRYARLWNSWSRSGHRR, encoded by the coding sequence ATGAGTGTCCTTCCCGTGGCCACCGGCCGGCAGACCTGGGCCGGGCTGTGTCGCGCCGCCGCCGGGCACCGGCCGGCGACGGCCGCCGCCGTGTCCTGGACCCTGCTGGCGAGCGCCGGAATCGTCATGCTCCCGCTGCTGCTGGGTCGGCTCGTCGATGCCGTCCGTCTCGAACGCCCGGAGAGCCTGCCGGTGCTGCTGCCGCTGATCGGGGCTGTCGGCGTTCTCGGCGCCCTGGCCACGGCCCTGGCCCTGCGGGCCACGGCCCGGCTCGGAGCCCTGATCGCGGCCGACATCCGGGAGCAGGCCCTGACCGCAGCACTGGGCCTCGAGCCGGCCCTCCTGGAATCCGCCGGCAGCGGGGACATCACCGCGAGGGTCACCGACGACGTCGAGAACTTCGTCGCGGCCATCCCGCTGATCGCACAGGTGTCCACCGCTCTCACCACCGTCCTGGCCTCCGTCGGCGCCGTGGCCGGGCTGGACTGGCGGCTGGCGATCTCCTTCGTCGCGGTGGCGCCGTTCTACTGGTTCGGTCTGAGCCGCTACCTGCCCCGGGCCGGACCGTTGTACGCCCAGGAACGGCGCACCGCGGCGGAACGTGGCCAGGTGCTGCTGGAGTCGCTCCAGGGACGCAGCACCGTCACCGCCTACGGCATGTCCGCCCTGCAGTCCCGGCGGGTGGAGCAGGCGTCGGCCCACAGCCTGGACGTGCGGGTGCGCACGATCGGGGTGTCGCTGTGGCTCACCACATCGATGAACGCGGCCGAGGCGGCGGGCCTGTGCTCGATCCTGATGACCGGCTACTGGCTGGTCCGCGGCGACCTGGTCACGGTGGGCGAGGTCACCGCGGCCGCCCTGCTGTTCCACCGTCTGTTCGACCCGCTCGGAACCCTGCTCGGTTCCTTCGACTCCGTGCAGCGCGCCGGGGCCGCCCTGGCCCGGATCATCGGGGTCACGCAGGTACCCGCCCGCGCGTACCGCGACCAGCCCTCTCCCCGCGGTGGCGTGTCCGTCTGCCTGCGCGGTGTCCGGCACTCCTACGGCGGCGGGCACCACGCCGTCGACGGCGTCGACCTGGATGTCCCGGCCGGTTCGTCCCTGGCCGTCGTGGGCACCAGCGGCGCGGGCAAGAGCACCCTGGCGGCCATTCTCGCCGGCATGTTCCCGGCCACCGCCGGAACGGTGTCGGTGAACGACGGCCTCGTCGACGTCCCCGTCACCGAGATGGACCCGGCCCGGCGGCGCGACTGGGTGGCGATGGTCTCCCAGGAGACCCCCGTGTTCAGTGGAACCCTGCGCGAAGACCTCCTTTTCGCTCACCCGGCCGGCACGGACAGCCACCTGTGGGACGCGCTGGAGAAGGTGGGTGCCGCCACCTGGGCGCGGGGCCTGGAGGCCGGGCTGGACACCCTCGTCGGAGCGGGCGGGCACCCCCTCAGCGCCGTCCAGGCGCAGCAACTGGCCCTGGCCCGGCTGGTCCTGCTCGACCCGCCGCTGCTGGTCATGGACGAGGCGACCGCCGAGGCCGGCAGCGCCGGCGCGCGCGACCTGGAACGGGCTGCCCTGGCGCTGCGGTCGGGCCGGACCGTGGTCGTCGTGGCCCACCGGCTCTCCCAGGCACGGGTCTGCGACCGGATCGCCGTGATGGAGCACGGCCGGATCGAGGAGTACGGCACTCATGAGGAGCTCCTGGAGCGGCAGGGCCGTTACGCACGGCTCTGGAACTCCTGGTCACGGTCGGGACATCGCCGGTAG
- a CDS encoding ArsR family transcriptional regulator, whose translation MIRIHLDEVTLARTRIAVSQLLEMVRGLEILHRHPAAVPWPYTDWARTAAEVLRTAPQTAPLRLYGDLYGADHGRPTPDVFTPVPEEAVPDLAAELGRLRGTPPALVHEQVRKHYPEGAPDFLQRYVQEPERAFDRLAEAFAVFWDRAMAPYWPAMRTALDEEVLLRARRLAAEGADALLLDLHGPQVWQAPVLNFPKRNKESSLIAVDQRLLLVPLIFAENTTMVSTDHPRIQSISYQARGAARLAGSGSPRSQEPDRLAVLVGPARATLLRALRRPSTTTGLAGELGLAPSTVSEHLAGLLTAGVIHRRRSGRSVLYELEPSGVALLSLLAPPDDGA comes from the coding sequence GTGATCCGCATCCACCTCGACGAGGTGACCCTGGCCCGCACCCGGATCGCGGTCAGCCAGCTGCTCGAGATGGTCCGGGGGCTGGAGATCCTGCACCGGCATCCGGCCGCGGTGCCGTGGCCCTACACCGACTGGGCCCGCACCGCCGCCGAGGTGCTACGCACGGCGCCGCAGACGGCGCCGTTGCGGTTGTACGGCGACCTCTACGGCGCCGACCACGGCCGCCCGACACCCGACGTCTTCACGCCCGTCCCCGAAGAGGCGGTTCCCGACCTGGCGGCGGAACTGGGCCGGCTGCGGGGCACGCCACCGGCCCTGGTGCACGAACAGGTCCGCAAGCACTACCCCGAGGGCGCTCCCGATTTCCTGCAGCGGTACGTGCAGGAACCGGAAAGGGCTTTCGACCGGCTGGCCGAGGCTTTCGCGGTGTTCTGGGACCGGGCCATGGCCCCGTACTGGCCGGCGATGCGCACCGCCCTGGACGAGGAGGTGCTCCTGCGGGCCCGGCGGCTCGCGGCCGAGGGCGCCGACGCGCTGCTCCTGGACCTGCACGGGCCGCAGGTATGGCAGGCCCCGGTGCTGAATTTTCCCAAGCGCAACAAGGAATCGTCACTGATCGCGGTCGATCAGCGGTTGCTCCTGGTCCCGCTCATCTTCGCCGAGAACACCACGATGGTCTCGACCGATCATCCGCGCATCCAGTCGATCTCCTACCAGGCGCGGGGAGCCGCGCGGCTGGCCGGGAGCGGCTCGCCCCGGTCGCAGGAGCCCGACCGGCTGGCCGTCCTGGTCGGCCCGGCCCGCGCGACGCTGCTGCGGGCTCTGCGCCGGCCCTCCACCACGACCGGGCTGGCCGGCGAACTGGGCCTGGCCCCCAGCACCGTCTCCGAGCACCTGGCCGGGCTGCTGACGGCGGGCGTCATCCACCGGCGGCGTTCGGGCCGCAGCGTGCTGTACGAGCTGGAACCCTCCGGTGTGGCGTTGCTTTCCTTGCTGGCCCCACCCGACGACGGCGCGTAG
- a CDS encoding amino acid ABC transporter ATP-binding protein: protein MIDIQGVDKWYGQNQVLFGVDLQVMQGETVCIIGPSGSGKSTLLRTVNHLEDINAGSISVNGDLVGYREHNGRLHELREHEACRQRLGIGMVFQQFNLFPHMTALENVSFAPVRVKGEKPAQARAYAQELLGRVGLSGKEDSYPSKLSGGQQQRVAIARAMAMRPQVMLFDEPTSALDPELVGEVLSVMKDLATTGGITVVVVTHEMGFAREVSDRVIFMDAGRVVEEGTPEQVLGSPTQERTQAFLAAVLR, encoded by the coding sequence ATGATCGACATCCAGGGCGTGGACAAGTGGTACGGCCAGAACCAGGTGCTGTTCGGTGTCGACCTCCAGGTGATGCAGGGTGAGACGGTCTGCATCATCGGCCCTTCCGGATCGGGCAAGAGCACGCTGCTGCGGACCGTCAACCATCTCGAGGACATCAACGCCGGCAGCATCTCGGTGAACGGCGATCTGGTCGGCTACCGCGAGCACAACGGCCGGCTGCACGAACTGCGCGAGCACGAGGCCTGCCGTCAGCGCCTGGGCATCGGCATGGTGTTCCAGCAGTTCAACCTCTTCCCGCACATGACGGCGCTGGAGAACGTCTCGTTCGCACCGGTCCGGGTGAAAGGTGAGAAACCGGCGCAGGCCAGGGCCTACGCCCAGGAACTGCTCGGCCGGGTGGGACTTTCCGGCAAGGAGGACTCCTACCCCTCCAAGCTGTCCGGCGGCCAGCAGCAGCGGGTCGCGATCGCCCGGGCGATGGCGATGCGCCCGCAGGTGATGCTCTTCGACGAACCCACCAGCGCCCTCGACCCCGAGCTGGTCGGTGAGGTGCTCAGCGTGATGAAGGATCTCGCCACCACCGGCGGCATCACGGTGGTCGTCGTCACCCACGAGATGGGCTTCGCCCGCGAGGTCAGCGACCGGGTGATCTTCATGGACGCGGGTCGCGTGGTCGAGGAGGGAACCCCCGAGCAGGTGCTCGGGTCGCCCACGCAGGAGCGCACCCAGGCGTTCCTGGCGGCGGTCCTGCGATGA